Sequence from the Herbaspirillum sp. meg3 genome:
CAACACCGAGGGACTGTTGCTGTTTACAACCTCCGGCGACCTCGCGAACCGCCTGATGCATCCGCGCTACAACATTGAGCGTGAATACGCCGTGCGTACGCTGGGTGAGCTCGAACAGGGCATGCGTCAGAAGCTGTTGCACGGCGTAGAGCTGGACGACGGCGTGGCGCAATTCTCCAAGATCGCCGACGGCGGCGGTGAAGGCGTCAACAAGTGGTACCGCGTGACCATCGGCGAAGGCCGTAATCGCGAAGTGCGCCGCATGTTTGAGGCTATCGGTCTGACCGTTTCGCGTCTGATCCGTACCCGCTACGGCATGATGATGTTGCCGCAAGGTCTCAAGCGCGGTCGCTGGGAAGAATTGGAAGAAAATGCCGTACGCGGCATGCTGGCTGCCTGCGGCCTGGAAAAAGTCGGCGGCGATGCCCCGGCCGGCAACGGTAAGGGACGTGGCAACAGTGCGAATGGTAATAATGGCAACAGCAATGGCCAGCCGCGCAGCAACGCCAATGCCAATCCGATGCAGCAGAAAGGTCCGCGCCGCGAACCGTGGCAGGGTCAAGGTCAGGGGCCTCGTCAGGGGCAAGGCCAAGGTCAGGGCCAAGGCGGTCGTCCGCAGCAAAACAAGCCGCGTCAGCCCGATCCTTTGCAGACCGCGCTGGGCTTTCCGGATGCGGGTCAGCGTCGTCAAAACCGTCCGCAACGCAGTGGTGGCATGGCCGGTCAGGGCATGGGCGCAGGCGGTATGCCGCGTCGGCGACGCGGGTAAGTCTTTGATTGCTCGGGAATTTCTTTTGTGAAATATCGGGCTGTCTGGGGTATGTCCGGCAATCTTGAATTGCCGGACATACCGTAATCGGTTATAATGCGCAAGTTAACGGGGTAATTCACGGCAAATAATGCACCGTGAAACTGCTTGCAGTTGAATAAACGATAAGAACGATGGGCAGATGCCCATTTTTTTTTTGCTGAACAAATTGATGTATCTGCGCCGCGAAGTAAGGCGCGCAGAAAAGAAGGCGGAGAGATTTCCTTGCAATTGCTGGATTTGATTGAAACCACCCTGTCGGGGATGGGCTACGAACTGGTTGACCTCGAGAAGGCGCCGCGCGGTCTCGTGCGCGTGTTTATCGATTTCCCGTTTGAAGATGCCGACAAGGGGCCGATCACGGTCGAGGATTGCGAGAAGGTCACGCATCAGTTGCTGCACGTCTTTACGGTCGAAAACGTCGATTACGAGCGGCTGGAAGTGTCGTCGCCGGGACTGGATCGTCCGCTGAAGAAGCTGAGCGACTATGTGCGTTTCGCTGATCAGGAAGCGGTCATCAAGCTGCGCCTGCCGATGGCAAGTGCGGCTAATCGCAAGTCGTTTCAAGGCATCTTGCGTGCTCCTGAGGGCGAGAACTTAAAACTGGAATTTGAAGCAAACGATGGGTCGGCAGCGGTGTTGGATTTCACACTCGCCGATGTGGATAAGGCACGCCTGGTGCCGAAAGTGGATTTTAGGAGTCGCAAAGCATGAGTCGCGAAGTTTTGTTATTGGTCGATGCGCTTGCGCGCGAAAAGAACGTCGATAAAGATGTGGTCTTCGGAGCACTGGAGCATGCGCTCGCGCAAGCTACCAAGAAGCGCTACGAAGGCGAAGTCGACATCCGTGTGTCGATCGACCGCGAAAGCGGCGAATTTGAATCGTTCCGCCGCTGGCATGTTGTGCCTGACGAAGCCGGTTTGCAATTGCCCGACCAGGAAGTGTTGCATTTCGAAGCCAAAGAACAAATTCCCGATATCGCCGTCGATGAATACATCGAAGAGCCGATTGAGTCGGTTGAGTTTGGCCGCCGCTTCGCGCAAGACACCAAGCAAGTCGTCCTGCAACGCATCCGCGACGCTGAGCGCGAACAGATTCTGGCTGACTTCCTGGAGCGCGGCGATTCGCTGGTGACAGGTACGATCAAGCGCATGGAACGCGGCGATGCCATCGTCGAGTCCGGCAAGATCGAAGCACGTCTGCCACGTGACCAGACGATTCCAAAAGAAAACCTGCGTATCGGCGACCGTGTCCGCGCTTATATCCTGCGTATCGACCGCAATGCACGCGGCCCGCAAGTGATTTTGTCGCGTACGGCTCCTGAATTCATCATGAAGCTGTTCGAGTTGGAAGTTCCGGAAATCGAACAAGGCTCGCTGGAAATCAAATCGGCAGCACGTGACCCTGGCGTGCGCGCCAAGATCGCCGTCTTCACCAGCGACAAGCGCATCGATCCTATCGGTACTTGTGTCGGCATGCGCGGTTCGCGCGTGCAGGCTGTGACCGGTGAACTGGGCGGTGAGCGCGTCGATATCGTATTGTGGTCGGAAGATCCGGCGCAATTCGTGATCGGTGCACTGGCGCCTGCCAATGTTTCCTCGATCGTCGTGGATGAAGAAAAGCACGCCATGGACGTCGTCGTGGACGAAGAAAACCTGGCGATTGCGATTGGTCGCGGTGGCCAAAACGTGCGTCTGGCAGCTGAGTTGACCAACTGGCAGATCAACATCATGACAGCGGAAGAGTCGGCCGATAAGTCGGCGCAGGAAACTGCAGCGATTCGCATCCTGTTCATGGAAAAGCTGGACGTCGATCAGGAAGTCGCAGACATCCTGGTGGAAGAAGGTTTTGCCAGCCTGGAAGAAATCGCTTACGTGCCGATCAACGAAATGCTCGAGATCGAGTCTTTCGACGAAGACACCGTCAACGAACTACGCAACCGTGCACGCGATGCACTGGTAACCGAAGCGATTGCTTCCGAAGAAGGTTTGGAAGGCATGGACGAAGCGCTGATCAATTTCGAAGGAATGGATCGCGTTGTCGCCGGCAAGCTTGGCCTGGCCGGTGTCAAGACCGTGCCTGCTTTTGCCGCACTGGCATACGACGAATTCGGCGCCATCCTGGCGTTGTCGGCCGAGCGTGCGCGCCAACTGATTGAAAATGAATTTGAAGATGTGACCGACGATGAAATGAAGCTCATCGATGCTAAATACGACGAGCGTGCCAAGGCATTGCAAGCCAAAGCATGGAGTACCGCGGAAGCGAAGCAATAAGCTTCCGCGTACCCACATCATCTGCCGAGCCACATAGAAAAGAGGACTGAATGGCAAGTAACAACGTAGCCCAATTTGCCACCGAGCTGAAAATGCCGGCGGATTTGCTACTGACCCAGCTGCGATCTGCCGGAGTTGAAAAAAGCTCCGAGTCCGATCCTTTGTCAAAAGAAGACAAGGACCGTCTCCTGGAGCATCTGCGTCGCGTACGCGGAGCAGCTCCGGAAGGCGAGAAGAAAAAAATTACGCTGACCCGTAAAGAAACGACTGAAATCAAGCAAGCTGATTCCACCGGCAAGTCGCGCACGATTCAGGTGGAAGTGCGTAAAAAACGCACCTTCATCAAGCGCGACGAACCTGCTGCCGACGAAGTCGCTGCTGCCCCGGTAGTTGCGCCTGCAACGGATCCTGCGGAAGTTGAGCGCCGTGCTGAAGAAGCGCGTCGTCATGCTGAGCTGATCGCCCGTCAGGAAGCTGACCTGCGTGAAAAGCAAGAGCGTCTGGCACAACTCGAAGCTGAAAAGATCGAGCAAGCCAAGGCCGCTGAGCTGGAAGCGCAAAAGGCACAGCAAGAAGCCAAGCAGGCCGCTGAGGAAGAAGCCAAGCAAGCTGCTGCAGAAGCCGCAGAAAAAGCCAAGGCCACCGTCGGTGCCAGCACCGGTGCGCCTGCGCCTGTCAAGGCGGCGGAAGATACTGCTGCGGAAGAGAAAAAACGCGCTGCTGCGGAAGAAGCCAAGAAGAAGGCTGCTCAGGTCACCAAAGAAGCTACAGAACGCGCCGCTGCTGCTGAGCGCGCCCGCAAAGCTGTGGAAGACGAAGTCGCTCAGATCAAGGCCATGATGAATGCGCCGCGTCGAGTGGTGAAGGCTCCTGAGCCCGCACCGGCACCTGCTGTGACCAAGACATCCGAAGGCACCTTGCACAAGCCGGCTGACAAAAAGCCTGGCGAGAAGAAGGACGACAAGAAGGCGCCTGTCGCCGTCGACAAGAAGTCGATCAAGTCGGCCAACGTCTCGTCGACCTGGCAAGATGATGCTGCCAAGAAGCGCGGCACCGGCATGAAGACACGCGGCAACACCGGCACTGGTGGCCGTGATGGCTGGCGCGCTGGTCCGAAGGGCCGCCGCAATTCGCATCACGACGACCATGAAAGCAATTTCCAGGCGCCGACCGAGGCTGTCATCAAGGACGTGCACGTTCCGGAAACCATCACTGTCGCCGAAATCGCGCACAAGATGTCGGTCAAGGCTTCCGAAGTCATCAAGCATCTGATGAAGCTGGGCCAGATGGTCACCATCAACCAGGTGCTGGATCAGGAAACCGCCATGATCGTGGTGGAAGAAATGGGCCATCGCGCTCATCCTGCCAAGCTGGATGATCCTGAAGCGTTGCTGGAAGAAGGTGTTGAACATCCTGACGCAGAAATGTTGCCACGCGCACCGGTTGTTACCGTCATGGGTCACGTTGACCACGGTAAAACCTCGCTGCTGGATTACATCCGTCGCGCCAAGGTTGCATCCGGCGAAGCCGGCGGCATTACTCAGCATATCGGCGCGTACCACGTGGAAACACCACGCGGCATGATCACCTTCCTCGACACCCCGGGCCACGAAGCGTTTACCGCAATGCGTGCCCGTGGTGCCAAGGCGACCGACATCGTTATTCTGGTGGT
This genomic interval carries:
- the infB gene encoding translation initiation factor IF-2; this encodes MASNNVAQFATELKMPADLLLTQLRSAGVEKSSESDPLSKEDKDRLLEHLRRVRGAAPEGEKKKITLTRKETTEIKQADSTGKSRTIQVEVRKKRTFIKRDEPAADEVAAAPVVAPATDPAEVERRAEEARRHAELIARQEADLREKQERLAQLEAEKIEQAKAAELEAQKAQQEAKQAAEEEAKQAAAEAAEKAKATVGASTGAPAPVKAAEDTAAEEKKRAAAEEAKKKAAQVTKEATERAAAAERARKAVEDEVAQIKAMMNAPRRVVKAPEPAPAPAVTKTSEGTLHKPADKKPGEKKDDKKAPVAVDKKSIKSANVSSTWQDDAAKKRGTGMKTRGNTGTGGRDGWRAGPKGRRNSHHDDHESNFQAPTEAVIKDVHVPETITVAEIAHKMSVKASEVIKHLMKLGQMVTINQVLDQETAMIVVEEMGHRAHPAKLDDPEALLEEGVEHPDAEMLPRAPVVTVMGHVDHGKTSLLDYIRRAKVASGEAGGITQHIGAYHVETPRGMITFLDTPGHEAFTAMRARGAKATDIVILVVAADDGVMPQTKEAIAHAKAGGVPLVVAINKIDKQGANLDRVKQELVAEGVVPEEYGGESPFISVSAKTGEGIDSLLENVLLQAEVLELKAAVDVPAKGLVIEAKLDKGRGPVATILVQSGTLKRGDVVLAGSAYGRVRAMLDESGKSITEAGPSIPVEIQGLTEVPSAGEEVLVMTDERKAREIGLFRQGKFRDVKLAKQQAAKLENMFEQMAEGEVKNLPMIIKTDVQGSQEALVQSLQKLSTAEVRVQVVHAAVGGISENDVNLAVASKAVIIGFNTRADASARKLAEANGVDIRYYNIIYDAVDEVKAAMSGMLAPEKREQALGLVEIRQVFVVSKVGSIAGCYVLEGLVKRGSSVRLLRNNVVLWTGELDSLKRFKDDVKEVKSGFECGLSLKNYNDIQEGDQLEIFEVQEVARTL
- the rimP gene encoding ribosome maturation factor RimP is translated as MQLLDLIETTLSGMGYELVDLEKAPRGLVRVFIDFPFEDADKGPITVEDCEKVTHQLLHVFTVENVDYERLEVSSPGLDRPLKKLSDYVRFADQEAVIKLRLPMASAANRKSFQGILRAPEGENLKLEFEANDGSAAVLDFTLADVDKARLVPKVDFRSRKA
- the nusA gene encoding transcription termination factor NusA, which codes for MSREVLLLVDALAREKNVDKDVVFGALEHALAQATKKRYEGEVDIRVSIDRESGEFESFRRWHVVPDEAGLQLPDQEVLHFEAKEQIPDIAVDEYIEEPIESVEFGRRFAQDTKQVVLQRIRDAEREQILADFLERGDSLVTGTIKRMERGDAIVESGKIEARLPRDQTIPKENLRIGDRVRAYILRIDRNARGPQVILSRTAPEFIMKLFELEVPEIEQGSLEIKSAARDPGVRAKIAVFTSDKRIDPIGTCVGMRGSRVQAVTGELGGERVDIVLWSEDPAQFVIGALAPANVSSIVVDEEKHAMDVVVDEENLAIAIGRGGQNVRLAAELTNWQINIMTAEESADKSAQETAAIRILFMEKLDVDQEVADILVEEGFASLEEIAYVPINEMLEIESFDEDTVNELRNRARDALVTEAIASEEGLEGMDEALINFEGMDRVVAGKLGLAGVKTVPAFAALAYDEFGAILALSAERARQLIENEFEDVTDDEMKLIDAKYDERAKALQAKAWSTAEAKQ